TCCGGCCGCCGTCGGCCGCGTGCACCTGGTGGAACCGTACGTCCTTCTCCTCGGTCGCGCCGTAGAGCTTCACCGGGATGCTCACCAGGCCGAACGAGACCGCACCTTTCCAGATGGCCCGTGGCATTCGTCCCCCAAGTTCTCGGTCAACTGTTTCTAACCTGTCAGACCGCACGCGAGAAGAAAACTCATCGGACGATCTTTTTAGCGAAGAAGTGCCAGCTCAGGCAGGATGACACAGGTGCGCCCCATGCTCGCCACCACGGCCGACCTGCCAACCGGCGGCGGCTGGGCGTTCGAGGTCAAGTGGGACGGCGTACGCGCGATTGTCGAGTGCGCGGGCGGTCACGCTCGGCTCTACAGCCGCCGCGACAACGACCGCACCGGCACCTATCCGGAGCTGGCCGCGCTGGCCGGCATGCTGCCGGACGGCGTCGTCGACGGCGAGATCGTCGCCTTGCGGGACGGGGCGCCGTCCTTCGAGGCGTTGCAGGAGCGGATGAACGTCGACGATCCACGCCGCGTTGCTCAGCTCGTCGAGCGGGTACCCGTCACCCTGATGATCTTCGACCTACTGGAGCTGGACGGCCTCGACCTTTGCCGGCTGCCGTACGAGCAGCGCCGCGCGACCCTGGAGCAGCTCGATCTCAACGGCCCGCACTGGATCACCGCGCCGGCCTTCGACGACGGCCCGGCGACGCTCGCCGCCAGCCGCGAGCTCGGCCTGGAAGGCGTGATCGCCAAGCGGCTGCGCTCGCCGTACGTCCCGGGCCTGCGCAGCAAGGACTGGCTGAAGGTCAAGTCGCTGCGCACGCAGGAGGCCGTCGTCGGCGGCTGGGCCGGCGGCGAGAAGAGCCGCACCGGCCAGATCGGCTCGCTACTGCTCGGCATCCCGACCGGTGACGGCCGCCTGCGCTACGCCGGCCGCGTCGGCAGCGGCGTGGCCGGTGGCACGCTCGACCGGCTGACCGAGATCCTGACCCCGCTGGTGACCGACACGAGCCCGTTCGTCGAGCCACCGCCGCGCCGCGACGCGCGCCAGCTGGTCTGGTGTCGGCCGGAGTGCGTGGTGGAGGTCGCGTACGCGAGCTGGACGGCCTCCGGTGCGCTGTGGCATCCGCGGCTGCGCGGCATCCGCTATGACAAGACTGCGAGTGAGGTGCGCGTTGAATAGCAAGAACGTCACGGTCGAGGTCGACGGCCAGAAGCTGCGGCTGTCCAATCTGGACAAGGTGCTCTATCCCAAGAGCCGGACGACCAAGGGCGAGGTGATCAACTACTACAGCCAGATCGCCGAGGTCATGCTGCCGCACCTCGCCGGCCGGCCGGTGACCCGCAAACGCTGGCCGGACGGCGTCGACAAGCAGCCGTTCTTCGAGAAGAACATGCCGCGCGGCACCCCGTCCTGGATCCGCACGGTCAACCTGCCGGTGCCGGGCAGCACGATGGACCGCGAGACGATCGACTTCGTCGTGCTGGAGGACCTGCCGGGCATGGTCTGGTCGGCCAACCTCGCCGCGCTGGAGCTGCACGTGCCGCAGTGGCGGGTCGGACCGCGCGGTGCCGCCAAGAAACCCGACCTGCTGGTCGTCGACCTCGACCCCGGTGAGGGCGCCGACCTGTCCGACTGCATGGAGGTCGCGGTCGTCGTACGCGACCGCCTCGCCGAGGACGGCCTGGCGGCTTATCCGAAGACCTCCGGTTCGAAGGGCATGCAGCTGTACGCGCCGGTCTCCGGCCGCCAGGACTCCTCGGTCATCTCCGCGTACGCGCACGCGGTGGCCGACGAGCTGGCTGAGAAGTATCCGAGAAAAATCCTCTCGCAGATGACGAAAGCCTTAAGAAAGAACAAGGTGTTCATCGACTGGAGCCAGAACAACGCGGCCAAGACCACCATCTGCGCGTACTCGCTGCGTGGCCGCGAGCTGCCGTGGGTCTCCACGCCGCTGACCTGGGACGAAGTCGAGGCCGGCAGGGTCGTCCGGTTCGAGCCGGAGGACGTGCTGGACCGGGTCCAGGAGCACGGCGACCTGCTCGCCGGGTTGTCCGAGACCGGTCCGCGGGTGCCTGGATAGGCTTGCCGAGGCAACCGAGAGGACGGGGGAGACCGGTCATGACGGGCAAACGTAGGGTCGCCACGCGGCGCGGACACGTTACTCTGCCGGCATGAGCTACCCGTACGGGGCCGCACCGGGCGGTTACGCGGTCGGACCGATCCCCACCGCCCCGGCGCAGGCGTATCCGATGCCGGCGCCATACCGGCCGGTCTACCAGCCGATGCGCCAGACCGGCATCGGCAAGATCATCTTCTGGATCATCGCCGGCCTGGTCTTCCTGGTGTGCGGCCTCGCGTCGGTGGTGCTGACCGGCTTCGAGACCGGCATCGTCGGCGTCGCGCTCGGCGCCATCTTCGCCATCCTGCCGGTGCCGGTGATCGCGCTGACCGCCGTGTGGCTGTCGTGGGCCCAGCCGCAGCCATGGGGTGCGCGGATCTTCGCGCTCTGCTGGGGTGCGGCCATCGCCACGCTGTTCGCGGCCATCTTCAACACCGTCACCGGCCTGGTGATCACCCAGCAGGTCGGCCAGAGCAGCGGCGACATCCTCACCGCCGTGCTGGTCGCGCCGCCGGTGGAGGAGACCTGCAAGGGACTCGCCCTGCTGGGGATCTTCCTGTTCAGCCGGTTCGGCAACAACGGCCGCTACTTCACCGGACCCGTCGACGGCATCACGTACGCGCTGTTCGCCGGCGCCGGCTTCGCGTTCACCGAGAACATCGCGTATCTCGGCCGCGCGTACGCCGGTGGCCTGCAGGCCTCCAACGGCATGACCGGCACCGCGCTGGTCCTGCTGCTGTTCGTCTTCGCCATCCGGTGTGTCGGCACGCCGTTCGGCCACCCGCTGTTCACCTCGGCGACCGGCCTGGGGCTCGGGGTCGCGGCGCGGTCCAACCACCACATCGCGGTGCGGATCATCGCGCCGGTGGTCGGTTGGCTGGTCGCGATGATGCTGCACGGCCTGTTCAACCTGACCGCGTCGTACCTGCCGGACTACGTCATGAAGGCGCTGGGTGGCGACTCGCTGACCAGCGTCCTGATCGCCAACGGGTCCTTCGTCGTCGCGTTGTT
The Fodinicola acaciae DNA segment above includes these coding regions:
- the ligD gene encoding non-homologous end-joining DNA ligase is translated as MLATTADLPTGGGWAFEVKWDGVRAIVECAGGHARLYSRRDNDRTGTYPELAALAGMLPDGVVDGEIVALRDGAPSFEALQERMNVDDPRRVAQLVERVPVTLMIFDLLELDGLDLCRLPYEQRRATLEQLDLNGPHWITAPAFDDGPATLAASRELGLEGVIAKRLRSPYVPGLRSKDWLKVKSLRTQEAVVGGWAGGEKSRTGQIGSLLLGIPTGDGRLRYAGRVGSGVAGGTLDRLTEILTPLVTDTSPFVEPPPRRDARQLVWCRPECVVEVAYASWTASGALWHPRLRGIRYDKTASEVRVE
- a CDS encoding PrsW family intramembrane metalloprotease → MSYPYGAAPGGYAVGPIPTAPAQAYPMPAPYRPVYQPMRQTGIGKIIFWIIAGLVFLVCGLASVVLTGFETGIVGVALGAIFAILPVPVIALTAVWLSWAQPQPWGARIFALCWGAAIATLFAAIFNTVTGLVITQQVGQSSGDILTAVLVAPPVEETCKGLALLGIFLFSRFGNNGRYFTGPVDGITYALFAGAGFAFTENIAYLGRAYAGGLQASNGMTGTALVLLLFVFAIRCVGTPFGHPLFTSATGLGLGVAARSNHHIAVRIIAPVVGWLVAMMLHGLFNLTASYLPDYVMKALGGDSLTSVLIANGSFVVALFPLFAIGVAVAIYARQSQFRVVKRGLPQYASAGWIGQDEVDWLSTLRGRSQARKWARQVAGQPGLSAMKEYQYAATRLAILRDGANRGQVPHDFARTEQGLLAALGQQRKFFSPHAAQSGQMPGGAAPRFTAQAYGSPQSAPPYGQASSPPYGQPSAPPYGSPQSAPPYGPGGQTQSWNRPPS
- the ligD gene encoding non-homologous end-joining DNA ligase, which gives rise to MNSKNVTVEVDGQKLRLSNLDKVLYPKSRTTKGEVINYYSQIAEVMLPHLAGRPVTRKRWPDGVDKQPFFEKNMPRGTPSWIRTVNLPVPGSTMDRETIDFVVLEDLPGMVWSANLAALELHVPQWRVGPRGAAKKPDLLVVDLDPGEGADLSDCMEVAVVVRDRLAEDGLAAYPKTSGSKGMQLYAPVSGRQDSSVISAYAHAVADELAEKYPRKILSQMTKALRKNKVFIDWSQNNAAKTTICAYSLRGRELPWVSTPLTWDEVEAGRVVRFEPEDVLDRVQEHGDLLAGLSETGPRVPG